A single region of the Vicia villosa cultivar HV-30 ecotype Madison, WI linkage group LG4, Vvil1.0, whole genome shotgun sequence genome encodes:
- the LOC131595043 gene encoding diacylglycerol O-acyltransferase 1C-like isoform X2: MANSDEPESAETTATATVTTAQTDSDLKHSSLRRRPSATSSGGLFDAESAAQEAIRDSGSDDSLNGKNSDEVKDRKTDHAGIGNDIQNDVIDREKVADYKFTYRPSVPAHRRIKESPLSSGNIFRQSHAGLFNLCIVVLVAVNSRLIIENLMKYGWLIKSGFWFSSKSFRDWPLFMCCLSLAIFPLAAFVVEKLAQKKSISEPVVVLLHVVITTVAIIYPVLVILWCDSAFLSGATLMLLTCIVWLKLVSYAHTTYDMRALTVSKEKVAKGETVPNTLNMEYPHNVSFKSLTYFMVAPTLCYQPSYPRTPSIRKGWVFRQLLKLIIFTGVMGFIIEQYMNPIVQNSQHPLKGNLLYAIERVLKLSVPNVYVWLCMFYCFFHLWLNILAELVRFGDREFYKDWWNAQTVEEYWRMWNMPVHKWMVRHVYFPCIRFGIPKGASALIAFLVSAVFHELCIAVPCRMFKMWAFIGIMFQVPLVLITNYLQNKYRNSMVGNMIFWFIFCILGQPMCVLLYYHDLMNRKGEID; encoded by the exons ATGGCTAATTCCGATGAGCCGGAAAGTGCGGAAACCACCGCAACTGCCACCGTAACTACCGCTCAAACCGATTCAGATCTCAAGCATTCTTCTCTACGGAGAAGACCGAGCGCCACATCATCCGGCGGCCTTTTCGACGCCGAAAGTGCAGCTCAAGAAGCGATTAGAGATTCCGGCTCCGACGATTCGTTGAACGGTAAGAACAGCGATGAGGTCAAGGATCGAAAAACGGATCATGCAGGAATTGGTAATGACATTCAGAATGACGTCATTGATCGGGAAAAAGTCGCCGATTACAAATTCACTTACCGCCCTTCCGTTCCCGCTCACCGGAGAATCAAAGAGAGTCCTCTTAGCTCCGGCAACATTTTTCGACAG AGTCATGCAGGACTGTTCAATCTCTGTATTGTGGTGCTTGTTGCGGTAAACAGCAGGCTCATCATTGAGAATTTGATGAAG TATGGATGGTTGATTAAATCCGGCTTTTGGTTTAGCTCAAAATCGTTCAGAGATTGGCCCCTCTTCATGTGTTG TCTAAGTCTTGCAATATTTCCACTAGCCGCCTTTGTAGTCGAGAAGTTAGCGCAAAAAAAGAGTATTTCTGAACCA GTTGTTGTTCTACTTCATGTTGTAATTACAACAGTTGCAATTATCTATCCAGTTTTAGTAATCCTCTG GTGTGACTCTGCTTTTTTATCAGGGGCCACGTTGATGCTATTGACTTGCATTGTATGGTTAAAGTTGGTGTCATATGCACATACAACCTATGATATGAGAGCTCTTACTGTTTCAAAAGAAAAAGTAGCCAAG GGAGAAACAGTGCCCAATACTTTGAATATGGAGTACCCACACAATGTGAGTTTCAAGAGTTTGACATACTTCATGGTTGCTCCTACTTTGTGCTATCAG CCAAGCTATCCTCGTACACCTTCAATTCGAAAGGGTTGGGTCTTTCGACAACTTCTCAAGCTGATAATATTTACAGGAGTTATGGGATTTATAATAGAACAA TATATGAATCCTATTGTCCAAAATTCACAACATCCTTTGAAGGGAAACCTTCTATATGCCATTGAGAGAGTTTTGAAGCTTTCTGTTCCAAATGTCTATGTGTGGCTCTGCATGTTCTACTGCTTTTTCCATCTTTG GTTAAATATACTTGCGGAGCTTGTCCGGTTTGGTGATCGTGAGTTTTACAAAGATTGGTGGAATGCCCAAACAGTTGAAGAG TATTGGAGGATGTGGAATATG CCTGTGCACAAATGGATGGTTCGTCACGTGTATTTTCCCTGTATAAGGTTTGGTATACCCAAG ggtgcttctgctttgatTGCTTTCCTGGTTTCTGCCGTGTTCCATGAG TTATGCATTGCTGTTCCTTGCCGCATGTTCAAGATGTGGGCTTTTATTGGAATCATGTTTCAG GTTCCTTTGGTCTTGATCACTAATTACCTGCAAAATAAATACAGAAACTCAATG GTTGGAAATATGATTTTTTGGTTCATATTCTGTATTCTTGGTCAACCTATGTGCGTACTACTATACTATCATGACTTGATGAATAGGAAAGGTGAAATTGACTGA
- the LOC131595043 gene encoding diacylglycerol O-acyltransferase 1C-like isoform X1, protein MANSDEPESAETTATATVTTAQTDSDLKHSSLRRRPSATSSGGLFDAESAAQEAIRDSGSDDSLNGKNSDEVKDRKTDHAGIGNDIQNDVIDREKVADYKFTYRPSVPAHRRIKESPLSSGNIFRQSHAGLFNLCIVVLVAVNSRLIIENLMKYGWLIKSGFWFSSKSFRDWPLFMCCLSLAIFPLAAFVVEKLAQKKSISEPVVVLLHVVITTVAIIYPVLVILWCDSAFLSGATLMLLTCIVWLKLVSYAHTTYDMRALTVSKEKVAKVVGETVPNTLNMEYPHNVSFKSLTYFMVAPTLCYQPSYPRTPSIRKGWVFRQLLKLIIFTGVMGFIIEQYMNPIVQNSQHPLKGNLLYAIERVLKLSVPNVYVWLCMFYCFFHLWLNILAELVRFGDREFYKDWWNAQTVEEYWRMWNMPVHKWMVRHVYFPCIRFGIPKGASALIAFLVSAVFHELCIAVPCRMFKMWAFIGIMFQVPLVLITNYLQNKYRNSMVGNMIFWFIFCILGQPMCVLLYYHDLMNRKGEID, encoded by the exons ATGGCTAATTCCGATGAGCCGGAAAGTGCGGAAACCACCGCAACTGCCACCGTAACTACCGCTCAAACCGATTCAGATCTCAAGCATTCTTCTCTACGGAGAAGACCGAGCGCCACATCATCCGGCGGCCTTTTCGACGCCGAAAGTGCAGCTCAAGAAGCGATTAGAGATTCCGGCTCCGACGATTCGTTGAACGGTAAGAACAGCGATGAGGTCAAGGATCGAAAAACGGATCATGCAGGAATTGGTAATGACATTCAGAATGACGTCATTGATCGGGAAAAAGTCGCCGATTACAAATTCACTTACCGCCCTTCCGTTCCCGCTCACCGGAGAATCAAAGAGAGTCCTCTTAGCTCCGGCAACATTTTTCGACAG AGTCATGCAGGACTGTTCAATCTCTGTATTGTGGTGCTTGTTGCGGTAAACAGCAGGCTCATCATTGAGAATTTGATGAAG TATGGATGGTTGATTAAATCCGGCTTTTGGTTTAGCTCAAAATCGTTCAGAGATTGGCCCCTCTTCATGTGTTG TCTAAGTCTTGCAATATTTCCACTAGCCGCCTTTGTAGTCGAGAAGTTAGCGCAAAAAAAGAGTATTTCTGAACCA GTTGTTGTTCTACTTCATGTTGTAATTACAACAGTTGCAATTATCTATCCAGTTTTAGTAATCCTCTG GTGTGACTCTGCTTTTTTATCAGGGGCCACGTTGATGCTATTGACTTGCATTGTATGGTTAAAGTTGGTGTCATATGCACATACAACCTATGATATGAGAGCTCTTACTGTTTCAAAAGAAAAAGTAGCCAAGGTAGTG GGAGAAACAGTGCCCAATACTTTGAATATGGAGTACCCACACAATGTGAGTTTCAAGAGTTTGACATACTTCATGGTTGCTCCTACTTTGTGCTATCAG CCAAGCTATCCTCGTACACCTTCAATTCGAAAGGGTTGGGTCTTTCGACAACTTCTCAAGCTGATAATATTTACAGGAGTTATGGGATTTATAATAGAACAA TATATGAATCCTATTGTCCAAAATTCACAACATCCTTTGAAGGGAAACCTTCTATATGCCATTGAGAGAGTTTTGAAGCTTTCTGTTCCAAATGTCTATGTGTGGCTCTGCATGTTCTACTGCTTTTTCCATCTTTG GTTAAATATACTTGCGGAGCTTGTCCGGTTTGGTGATCGTGAGTTTTACAAAGATTGGTGGAATGCCCAAACAGTTGAAGAG TATTGGAGGATGTGGAATATG CCTGTGCACAAATGGATGGTTCGTCACGTGTATTTTCCCTGTATAAGGTTTGGTATACCCAAG ggtgcttctgctttgatTGCTTTCCTGGTTTCTGCCGTGTTCCATGAG TTATGCATTGCTGTTCCTTGCCGCATGTTCAAGATGTGGGCTTTTATTGGAATCATGTTTCAG GTTCCTTTGGTCTTGATCACTAATTACCTGCAAAATAAATACAGAAACTCAATG GTTGGAAATATGATTTTTTGGTTCATATTCTGTATTCTTGGTCAACCTATGTGCGTACTACTATACTATCATGACTTGATGAATAGGAAAGGTGAAATTGACTGA